A genomic stretch from Marinobacter fonticola includes:
- a CDS encoding CHASE domain-containing protein codes for MYGKDARCQRGETGTARLWLYGLILFAFYIVVGVYSLNLAFVATNVSPIWPPTGVAVAALVLGGVRLWPAIAAGAFVVNVLSFPPDGALSTTFMTSATIAAGNTLEAVLAAYLINRFARGASSFDRLIHVFSFAASAVIACFISATIGLTALLFFGFVSTDALLSAWLTWWIGDVVGLLVLVPLIVSLVQVTHDENNGPNWGVSVALVVSTALISLFVFSPEIGTRGAKQLLAFLYVPCLAITAYYFGLRGVSLLTAAIAAISFIATLGGEGPFIFGDAYASLIALDCFLLLWVLTGMVLAADLRERGEPVSQSLKGFLTPWMTLMGALALTAAAWYLTMTNIVNKADDRFSFIASSIETRISDRMRDYQQVLRGAAGLFYVAGGVTARDWERYVGELRLKDGYPGIQGVGYTEYLVGTRQVNSFQDYIRWQGFPDFTVHPAGARMIYTPVTYLEPYDWRNQRAHGFDMFSEPNRRWALIRARDSGEAAISRKITLVQETGVGVQAGFLMYLPVYRGDELPQTLNQRRERIKGYTYSPFRMNDLMRGILGNQFALVGVDVFDANEVEEQALLYRSYAQTDVEGARSVRSSVKRIQIADHVWTVRVRALPAFDRTIDYQKAHIVLVGGILISFLLFAFVRALTVTRSKALSLANEMTSAWRASEGKFATLAESAKEAIFMVNREGFIQSWNRSATIIFGYARQDIVGRQWVVLVPPEQSHQKTKELSALARNSNEALSERILQIECVRKNGDRFPAEFSLSKWRSGDATYFGIILRDVTESRLAEQRLEDARREAEAASKAKTEFVANMSHEIRTPMNAMLGMTQILSKTPLNTEQQRYVKMVQSAGRSLLAILNDILDFSKIEAGKMTINHEPFSLYDLAASLASIMTLDASQKQLELAIGIQPDVPKGLVGDELRIRQVLINLLSNAIKFTEQGEVSLLIRLVERSEQQALLEFVVRDTGIGMSNAQMEDLFEEFTQADSSMTRRFGGTGLGLAITRRLIYLMEGEIHASSQPGIGSEFIVSLPLELALFKTDLASSPTVDNLRVLVVDDNEMSRHYLQNTLNAWCWQVDTERSAKALLDRVDEGSVAGTDYNVFLIDWLMPGTDGLELARALRQQRIFDNAIIILMLDAYAQQSMPKSEATEWVDAVLLKPVTGSELYDRIHEVLVNRNGRTATASTSGTPEKNLLQGCHLLLVEDNDLNQVVASGFLEAAGAKVSVAADGQEAVDRLKSAPNGYDLILMDVQMPVLDGIGATRIIREQLQVDLPILAMSAGVLGTERATCLRAGMNGFIGKPVDEDELIGTIRAHLRRGVTTLAGGHALGVSGATGFADKAQPIPSGDVNLDHLQALFETDPETRAEILSVVESTAEKGNAPLEEAYSHWMAGHTESAANIIHTLRGAVGTLGGARFAEIALHLEKGLRTGDESELEALWDYVRSEHERVLDAVGAWLKRFQKTEQIDSKEDPSASITHDDLVQLRKLLAQHNPRAQTMFSQYRTALSSLLTAKTMAEVEDAMQRLDYDWVETVIADLQGAL; via the coding sequence ATGTACGGAAAGGATGCCAGGTGCCAGCGTGGGGAGACAGGTACTGCGAGACTTTGGCTATACGGCCTGATTCTTTTTGCTTTCTATATCGTTGTCGGCGTATATAGCTTAAATCTTGCCTTCGTGGCCACCAACGTCTCGCCAATTTGGCCGCCAACCGGCGTAGCTGTTGCTGCGCTGGTACTCGGAGGCGTGCGGCTATGGCCAGCCATCGCCGCTGGCGCGTTTGTGGTCAATGTCCTCAGTTTTCCCCCGGACGGTGCCCTATCCACGACGTTTATGACATCGGCCACCATTGCGGCTGGCAATACGCTGGAAGCAGTACTGGCGGCGTATCTCATAAACCGGTTTGCCCGCGGTGCCTCTTCTTTTGACCGTCTCATCCATGTGTTCAGTTTCGCCGCCTCTGCCGTTATTGCGTGTTTTATCAGCGCGACGATCGGTCTCACCGCCCTGTTGTTTTTTGGTTTCGTGTCTACGGATGCTCTTCTCAGTGCCTGGCTGACGTGGTGGATCGGCGACGTCGTCGGCTTGTTGGTCCTGGTCCCGCTCATCGTTTCACTGGTCCAGGTGACTCATGATGAAAACAATGGGCCCAACTGGGGGGTGTCTGTCGCGTTGGTTGTTTCGACAGCCTTGATCAGTCTCTTCGTTTTCTCTCCTGAAATCGGGACCCGCGGGGCCAAGCAATTGCTGGCGTTCCTCTATGTGCCATGCCTGGCGATAACGGCCTACTATTTTGGCCTCAGGGGTGTGTCTTTGCTCACTGCGGCTATCGCCGCCATATCGTTCATTGCGACGCTGGGTGGGGAAGGGCCCTTCATCTTTGGGGACGCGTACGCGTCCCTGATAGCGCTCGATTGCTTCCTGTTGCTGTGGGTCTTGACTGGCATGGTTTTGGCTGCGGATCTTCGCGAGCGGGGCGAGCCCGTCAGTCAGAGCCTGAAGGGGTTCCTGACACCCTGGATGACGCTAATGGGTGCCCTGGCCTTAACGGCGGCCGCGTGGTACCTGACGATGACGAACATCGTGAATAAAGCGGATGACCGTTTCAGCTTTATAGCGTCTTCGATCGAGACGCGAATTTCAGATCGAATGCGAGACTACCAGCAGGTCTTGCGTGGCGCTGCAGGGTTGTTCTACGTCGCCGGGGGAGTGACTGCGCGTGACTGGGAGCGCTACGTAGGCGAGTTACGTCTGAAAGACGGCTACCCCGGTATTCAGGGGGTGGGATACACGGAATACTTGGTCGGGACACGTCAAGTCAATTCATTCCAGGACTACATACGATGGCAAGGCTTCCCAGACTTTACGGTTCATCCAGCGGGTGCGCGCATGATCTATACGCCGGTCACCTACCTGGAACCATACGATTGGCGAAATCAGCGGGCTCATGGTTTTGACATGTTCTCCGAACCCAACCGCCGCTGGGCACTTATAAGAGCTCGTGATAGTGGGGAAGCTGCGATCTCAAGAAAGATTACCCTAGTGCAGGAAACGGGCGTGGGGGTTCAGGCGGGTTTCCTCATGTATCTGCCGGTATACCGTGGTGACGAACTCCCGCAGACTCTCAATCAGCGCCGGGAGCGGATAAAAGGCTACACATACAGTCCCTTTCGCATGAATGACCTGATGCGGGGCATTCTCGGCAATCAGTTCGCTCTAGTCGGCGTGGACGTCTTCGACGCCAATGAAGTTGAAGAGCAGGCATTGCTGTACCGTAGTTATGCGCAGACGGATGTCGAAGGCGCGCGCAGTGTGCGCTCCTCTGTGAAGCGGATCCAAATTGCCGATCATGTGTGGACCGTCCGCGTGCGTGCGCTCCCCGCGTTCGACCGAACCATCGATTATCAAAAGGCTCATATTGTCCTGGTGGGCGGAATTCTCATTAGCTTCCTGCTCTTTGCGTTTGTTCGCGCGCTGACCGTTACCCGTTCCAAGGCGTTGAGTCTGGCGAACGAAATGACTTCGGCTTGGCGGGCGTCAGAAGGAAAATTTGCGACATTGGCTGAGAGTGCCAAGGAAGCCATTTTTATGGTTAACCGAGAGGGATTTATACAATCCTGGAACCGGTCGGCGACAATCATCTTCGGGTATGCCCGACAGGATATTGTCGGCCGGCAGTGGGTTGTGCTGGTGCCGCCCGAGCAGAGTCATCAAAAAACCAAAGAACTCAGCGCGTTGGCCCGCAACTCGAATGAAGCCCTGTCGGAACGGATTCTCCAGATCGAATGCGTACGCAAGAACGGCGATCGTTTTCCCGCCGAGTTTTCCTTATCCAAATGGCGATCCGGCGATGCAACTTATTTCGGGATCATTCTCAGGGACGTGACAGAAAGTCGTCTCGCCGAGCAGCGCCTGGAGGATGCGCGGCGCGAGGCTGAAGCGGCCAGCAAGGCCAAGACTGAATTCGTGGCTAACATGAGTCATGAAATTCGCACGCCCATGAATGCCATGCTGGGTATGACCCAGATACTTTCAAAGACCCCTTTGAATACTGAACAGCAACGCTATGTGAAGATGGTTCAGTCCGCTGGTCGTTCCTTGCTCGCCATCCTCAATGACATCCTCGATTTCTCGAAGATCGAAGCTGGGAAGATGACGATCAATCATGAACCCTTCAGCCTTTATGATCTCGCGGCCAGCCTGGCATCGATCATGACCCTCGATGCTTCCCAGAAGCAGCTTGAACTAGCGATCGGCATTCAACCTGACGTTCCAAAAGGTCTTGTTGGTGATGAGTTGCGCATACGGCAGGTGCTGATCAACCTGCTCAGTAACGCCATCAAATTCACCGAGCAGGGGGAGGTGTCGTTGCTGATTCGCCTGGTTGAGCGCAGTGAGCAGCAAGCCCTCCTCGAATTCGTAGTCCGCGATACCGGTATTGGCATGTCGAATGCGCAGATGGAAGACCTCTTCGAGGAATTTACCCAAGCCGACAGTTCCATGACGCGTCGTTTCGGCGGCACCGGATTGGGCCTGGCGATAACGCGAAGGCTGATATACCTGATGGAGGGCGAGATCCATGCATCCAGCCAGCCCGGTATTGGCAGTGAGTTTATCGTTAGCCTTCCGTTGGAACTTGCATTGTTCAAGACAGATCTGGCTTCGTCACCGACGGTCGATAACCTGCGTGTGCTGGTTGTCGACGACAATGAGATGTCCCGACACTACCTCCAGAATACCCTTAATGCCTGGTGTTGGCAGGTCGACACGGAGCGCTCGGCAAAGGCGCTGCTCGATCGCGTCGACGAAGGTTCGGTAGCAGGGACTGATTACAACGTCTTCCTGATCGACTGGCTGATGCCTGGCACAGATGGGCTGGAGTTGGCGCGCGCCCTACGGCAGCAGCGGATATTCGACAACGCTATTATCATTCTGATGCTTGATGCCTATGCACAGCAAAGCATGCCGAAGTCAGAGGCAACCGAATGGGTGGATGCCGTTCTGCTTAAACCGGTGACCGGCTCTGAACTCTATGATCGCATCCATGAGGTGCTCGTCAATCGCAACGGGCGGACCGCGACCGCAAGTACGTCAGGGACGCCGGAAAAGAATCTCCTGCAAGGCTGCCACCTGCTGCTCGTTGAAGACAATGACCTTAATCAGGTGGTTGCGTCAGGTTTCCTGGAGGCCGCTGGCGCCAAGGTTTCCGTTGCCGCCGACGGGCAGGAAGCCGTAGACAGGCTGAAATCGGCGCCTAACGGCTATGACCTCATCCTGATGGATGTGCAAATGCCAGTACTTGATGGCATTGGAGCAACACGTATTATCCGTGAGCAATTGCAGGTAGACCTGCCGATCCTGGCTATGTCAGCCGGCGTGCTTGGTACTGAAAGGGCAACTTGCCTAAGGGCCGGAATGAACGGTTTCATCGGCAAGCCGGTTGACGAAGATGAGCTTATCGGAACCATCCGTGCCCACCTGCGTCGAGGTGTTACGACTCTTGCCGGTGGACATGCGCTGGGCGTTTCGGGTGCGACGGGTTTCGCCGACAAGGCGCAGCCCATCCCTTCTGGGGACGTGAATCTCGACCACTTACAGGCCTTATTTGAAACGGACCCTGAGACCAGGGCAGAGATCCTGAGCGTGGTTGAATCTACGGCTGAAAAAGGCAATGCGCCCCTTGAAGAGGCCTATTCCCATTGGATGGCGGGGCACACGGAAAGTGCCGCCAACATCATTCATACCTTGCGCGGCGCCGTGGGTACATTGGGGGGCGCCCGCTTTGCCGAGATTGCGCTTCACCTCGAGAAAGGGTTGCGCACAGGGGATGAAAGTGAACTCGAAGCGCTCTGGGACTATGTGCGCTCTGAACACGAGCGCGTTCTCGATGCTGTTGGGGCTTGGCTGAAGCGATTCCAGAAAACGGAACAAATCGACTCGAAAGAAGACCCGTCAGCGTCGATAACCCATGACGATCTGGTGCAGTTGCGCAAATTGCTGGCCCAACACAATCCGCGGGCTCAGACTATGTTTTCGCAATACCGGACGGCCCTCAGTAGTCTTTTAACTGCTAAAACCATGGCAGAGGTAGAAGACGCCATGCAACGGTTGGACTACGATTGGGTGGAAACTGTCATAGCAGACTTGCAAGGAGCTCTATGA
- a CDS encoding DMT family transporter yields MSESFLPMGRLEWTLLVLLSVLWGGSFFFVGVAVRELPPFTIVALRVGLAALTLLLVVHLMGLRMPSTPRIWLAFFGMGFINNMVPFSLIVWGQTHIASGLASILNATTPLLTLVVAHLFTVDEKMTRSRLVGLMVGFTGVISIIGPDVLSGIGQDVAAQCAILGAALAYAFGGVFGRRFRRLNVQPMVAATGQVTASTVLIVPVALILDRPWNLTPPGTGTWAAVIALAVLSTALAYILYFRILATAGATNLLLVTFLIPVSAILLGVAFLNEMLEPKHFAGMALIGLGLALVDGRPARLLMRTKAQST; encoded by the coding sequence ATGAGTGAATCCTTTTTGCCGATGGGGCGCCTGGAATGGACGTTGCTGGTCCTCTTGTCCGTCCTTTGGGGCGGCTCTTTCTTCTTCGTCGGCGTGGCCGTACGTGAGTTGCCTCCATTTACCATTGTGGCGCTTCGTGTCGGGTTGGCAGCATTAACGCTACTATTGGTCGTTCACTTAATGGGCCTTCGCATGCCGTCGACGCCAAGGATCTGGCTGGCGTTCTTCGGTATGGGGTTCATCAACAACATGGTGCCGTTTAGCCTCATCGTTTGGGGACAGACACATATCGCCAGCGGACTGGCTTCTATTCTCAATGCCACCACTCCTTTACTCACGCTGGTTGTTGCGCATTTGTTTACGGTGGACGAGAAGATGACGCGTTCCCGGTTGGTCGGTCTGATGGTAGGTTTTACCGGCGTGATATCCATCATCGGCCCGGACGTGCTGTCGGGTATTGGTCAGGATGTGGCGGCACAATGCGCGATCCTAGGCGCTGCGTTGGCTTATGCCTTTGGAGGTGTTTTCGGGAGACGCTTTCGCCGCCTCAACGTTCAGCCGATGGTTGCCGCGACTGGCCAAGTAACGGCCTCTACCGTACTGATCGTCCCGGTTGCGTTGATCCTGGACCGTCCCTGGAATCTGACCCCGCCTGGTACGGGAACCTGGGCAGCGGTCATCGCTCTGGCGGTACTCTCGACCGCCCTGGCTTATATCCTCTACTTCCGTATCCTGGCCACGGCGGGAGCGACCAATCTGCTGCTGGTCACCTTTCTGATACCCGTGAGTGCGATTCTGCTGGGGGTCGCGTTTCTCAACGAGATGCTCGAGCCAAAACACTTCGCGGGTATGGCGCTGATCGGTCTCGGGTTGGCGCTAGTGGACGGCCGCCCGGCGCGTCTTCTAATGCGAACAAAGGCGCAGTCAACCTGA
- a CDS encoding Crp/Fnr family transcriptional regulator, with amino-acid sequence MIDTRAVLRHCPIFAGFPDDAIDEAAGHARVRRFEPDEVIYDKGTLQSSICVIAEGTVRISSVNAEGREAVLIIFDHGTWFGDTVFSPRTPRVYGARAHEAATIADLPGEYFRELMQRYPQCYPVVLDLLSQRLWAAMSMIEDDALRGTQARVGRRLLFLAQMHSGGYVRANAVTFRLTREHIANMMGMTRQGVHKVLKTFEAEGHITFTYGRVTVNDPVALEQHLLSLD; translated from the coding sequence ATGATCGATACCCGCGCCGTTCTCCGCCACTGTCCCATCTTCGCCGGTTTTCCCGATGACGCCATCGACGAAGCTGCCGGCCACGCCCGTGTCCGACGTTTCGAACCGGACGAGGTGATCTACGATAAAGGCACCCTGCAATCCAGCATTTGTGTGATCGCCGAAGGCACGGTGCGAATCAGTTCGGTGAACGCCGAGGGGCGGGAGGCGGTGCTGATTATTTTCGATCATGGCACCTGGTTCGGCGACACGGTATTTTCGCCGCGCACGCCGAGAGTCTATGGCGCCCGTGCCCACGAGGCGGCGACCATCGCCGACCTGCCCGGTGAGTACTTTCGCGAACTGATGCAGCGTTACCCGCAGTGCTACCCCGTGGTGCTGGACCTGCTCAGCCAGCGTCTTTGGGCCGCCATGTCGATGATCGAGGACGATGCGCTCCGCGGTACCCAGGCGAGAGTAGGACGCCGCCTGCTGTTCCTCGCCCAGATGCACAGCGGCGGTTACGTCCGCGCCAATGCGGTGACTTTTCGCCTCACCCGCGAGCACATCGCCAACATGATGGGAATGACCCGCCAGGGCGTGCACAAGGTGCTTAAGACGTTCGAGGCTGAAGGACACATCACTTTCACCTATGGCCGTGTCACCGTGAACGATCCGGTGGCGCTGGAACAGCATCTGCTATCGCTGGACTAA
- a CDS encoding class II aldolase/adducin family protein, protein MNTAVNPHPPTVPSKQEKVTAEEWQLRVDLAAAYRLIALHGWDDLIFTHISARIPGDEHHFLINPYGMMFEEITASSLVRVDQEANKLDPDDYDINPAGFTIHSAIHAVREDATCVMHTHTTAGVAVSAQKDGLLPLSQQSLFPLASLAYHDYEGVALRDDEKSRLQADLGESSFMILRNHGLLTVGSSIADAFLGMFILQRACEIQIDALAGNRELTPIPGGIVDTIKQQAAQVTKGMGGNLAWPGLLRKLDRIDSSFRQ, encoded by the coding sequence ATGAATACCGCCGTCAATCCCCATCCGCCCACCGTCCCGTCGAAGCAAGAAAAAGTCACTGCCGAGGAATGGCAGCTACGAGTGGATCTTGCCGCCGCCTACCGGCTGATCGCCTTGCACGGCTGGGACGATCTGATCTTCACTCACATTTCCGCCCGCATTCCCGGCGACGAACATCATTTTCTGATCAATCCCTACGGCATGATGTTCGAGGAAATCACCGCCTCAAGCCTGGTACGGGTGGATCAGGAGGCGAATAAGCTGGACCCGGACGATTACGACATCAACCCGGCCGGCTTCACCATCCACAGCGCGATCCATGCGGTGCGTGAAGACGCCACCTGCGTCATGCACACCCATACGACTGCCGGCGTTGCAGTATCGGCACAGAAAGACGGCCTATTGCCGCTGTCTCAGCAGAGCCTGTTCCCCCTGGCCAGCCTGGCTTACCACGATTACGAAGGGGTCGCCCTGCGTGACGACGAAAAGTCCCGGCTACAAGCGGATCTGGGCGAATCGAGCTTCATGATCCTGCGCAATCACGGCCTGCTTACGGTAGGCAGCTCCATCGCCGACGCCTTCCTGGGTATGTTCATCCTGCAGCGGGCCTGCGAAATCCAGATCGATGCGCTGGCCGGCAACCGCGAGCTGACACCCATCCCCGGCGGCATTGTCGATACCATCAAGCAGCAGGCTGCCCAAGTCACCAAAGGCATGGGCGGCAACCTGGCCTGGCCGGGACTGCTACGCAAACTCGACCGTATCGATTCCAGCTTCCGCCAGTGA
- a CDS encoding HD domain-containing protein, which translates to MNSEDQAHAQFTHMKDGTAEDWHTIAASFGDFAKSLPDRIMDHLRLLEGDFGGFKVDRMTHSLQTATLAHRDGKDDEYVVCALLHDIGDTLGTYNHADVAAVLLEPFVSEENHWMVKHHAIFQGYYFFHHLGLDPNMRENFKEHPYYQQTLEFVSKYDSPAFDPEAETLPLSYFEPMLRQVFAKPRKSLYKKAMSEEA; encoded by the coding sequence ATGAACAGCGAAGACCAAGCCCACGCCCAGTTCACACACATGAAAGACGGTACGGCCGAAGACTGGCACACCATCGCCGCTTCCTTCGGCGATTTTGCCAAGTCCCTGCCGGATCGGATCATGGATCATTTGCGGTTGCTTGAAGGCGACTTCGGCGGTTTCAAGGTGGATCGCATGACCCACAGCCTGCAGACCGCCACCCTGGCCCACCGGGACGGCAAGGACGACGAATACGTGGTGTGTGCCTTGCTGCACGATATCGGCGACACCCTAGGCACCTACAACCATGCCGACGTGGCCGCGGTGCTACTGGAGCCATTCGTCAGCGAGGAGAACCATTGGATGGTCAAGCACCACGCGATCTTCCAGGGCTACTACTTCTTCCATCACCTGGGTCTGGACCCCAACATGCGGGAGAACTTCAAGGAACACCCGTATTACCAGCAGACTTTGGAGTTTGTGAGCAAATACGACTCTCCGGCATTCGATCCGGAGGCGGAAACCTTGCCCTTGTCCTACTTCGAACCGATGCTGCGCCAGGTATTTGCCAAGCCGCGCAAGTCGCTCTACAAGAAGGCGATGAGCGAAGAGGCCTGA
- a CDS encoding WS/DGAT/MGAT family O-acyltransferase: MKRLSTLDASWLAVESEDTPMHVGTLQIFSLPPDAPETFLRDMVARMKADSDVAPPWSHKLANAGFLGRLLAPAWKLDKHIDLDYHVRHSALPRPGSERELGVLVSRLHSHPLDFSRPLWECHIIEGLENNRFGLYTKMHHSMIDGISGVRLMQRILSTDPNATNMLAPWSVKPVRGRRASGDNAATLNWAFNEALHALKIQVDSGPKLIGALTRLVKSARREDDRLTAPFVGPRSMLNGRVTGQRRLATQHYQLDRLKQLAKHADASLNDIVLYLCGTALRRFLMEQGKLPNTPLTAGIPVNIRPADDHGTGTAISFMIASLATNEVGPLERLESIKASTGSAKAHLQSLPRSALNQYTMLMMSPYILQLMTGLGGRMRPAFNITISNVPGPEEPLYYEGAKLEAMYPVSLIAHGGALNITCLSYAGSLNFGYTGCRDTLPSMQRLAVYTGDALDELELLLLPKKPAPKPRTVTAKRQPAKARASGAKSGTVVK; the protein is encoded by the coding sequence ATGAAACGCCTGAGCACCCTTGACGCCTCCTGGCTCGCCGTCGAGTCGGAAGATACGCCCATGCACGTGGGCACCCTGCAGATTTTCTCCCTGCCACCGGATGCCCCGGAGACCTTCCTCCGCGATATGGTCGCGCGCATGAAAGCCGACAGCGACGTGGCACCGCCTTGGAGCCACAAACTGGCCAACGCCGGTTTCCTGGGGCGTCTGCTGGCCCCGGCGTGGAAACTGGATAAGCACATCGACCTGGATTATCACGTACGCCACTCGGCCCTGCCGCGCCCCGGCAGCGAGCGCGAGCTGGGGGTGCTGGTATCGCGCCTGCACTCCCATCCGTTGGATTTCTCGCGACCACTTTGGGAATGTCACATTATCGAGGGTCTGGAAAACAACCGCTTTGGGCTCTACACCAAGATGCACCATTCAATGATCGATGGCATCAGTGGCGTGCGGCTGATGCAGCGCATCCTCTCGACCGATCCCAATGCCACTAACATGCTGGCGCCCTGGTCCGTGAAGCCGGTGCGCGGGCGCAGGGCCAGCGGCGACAATGCCGCCACCCTCAACTGGGCCTTCAACGAGGCCCTGCATGCGCTGAAGATCCAGGTGGATAGCGGCCCCAAACTGATTGGGGCCCTGACCCGATTGGTGAAGTCTGCCCGGCGCGAAGACGATCGTCTGACTGCGCCGTTTGTCGGGCCACGCTCGATGCTGAACGGCCGCGTGACCGGCCAGCGCCGGCTTGCCACTCAGCACTACCAGTTGGACCGGCTCAAGCAATTGGCCAAGCACGCGGATGCGTCGCTCAACGATATCGTGCTCTACCTGTGCGGGACCGCGCTGCGGCGTTTCCTCATGGAGCAAGGTAAGCTGCCGAACACGCCCTTGACCGCGGGCATACCGGTTAATATCCGGCCCGCGGACGATCACGGCACCGGCACCGCCATCAGCTTCATGATCGCCAGCCTGGCGACAAATGAAGTGGGGCCGCTGGAGCGGCTGGAGAGCATCAAGGCCTCCACCGGCAGCGCCAAGGCGCATCTGCAGAGCCTACCGCGCAGTGCGCTCAACCAGTACACCATGCTGATGATGTCGCCCTACATCCTGCAGTTGATGACAGGGCTGGGTGGGCGCATGCGGCCAGCCTTCAATATCACGATCTCGAACGTGCCCGGTCCGGAAGAGCCCTTGTACTACGAGGGGGCCAAGCTGGAGGCGATGTATCCGGTATCGCTGATCGCCCATGGCGGGGCATTGAACATCACCTGCCTGAGTTATGCCGGATCCCTGAATTTCGGCTACACCGGCTGCCGGGACACGTTGCCGAGCATGCAGCGGCTGGCGGTTTACACCGGTGATGCACTGGACGAGCTGGAGCTGCTACTTCTGCCAAAGAAACCAGCGCCCAAACCTCGAACGGTTACGGCGAAACGCCAACCGGCGAAGGCAAGAGCATCCGGGGCCAAGTCAGGTACTGTCGTCAAATAA
- a CDS encoding TetR family transcriptional regulator: MTQRQRRKPGETRDKLLDATLALVGKGRHFASLGIREVARQAEVVPTSFYRHFRNMDDLGLQLVDQLGLVLRRMMREARGNVVHADKLIEESVTIFISHVEANRSFFFFMAQGLAGESRAVQDGIRSEIRFFGSELANDLRRMRLADHLSDSDLELTCDLVVRTVAFTLTDLLGVSPDDEYQINQIRQRTTRFLQLIFVGAAHWNSRTQESQV, encoded by the coding sequence ATGACACAGCGACAACGGCGCAAACCGGGGGAAACCCGCGACAAACTGCTGGACGCAACGCTGGCGCTAGTGGGTAAAGGTCGGCACTTTGCCAGCCTCGGCATCCGGGAGGTGGCCCGCCAGGCCGAAGTCGTTCCTACATCCTTCTATCGTCACTTCCGCAACATGGACGATCTCGGTCTGCAACTGGTGGACCAGCTTGGCTTGGTGCTGCGGCGCATGATGCGAGAGGCGCGGGGTAATGTGGTGCATGCGGACAAACTGATCGAGGAGTCGGTGACCATCTTCATCAGCCATGTCGAAGCCAATCGCAGCTTTTTCTTCTTTATGGCCCAGGGCCTGGCGGGGGAAAGCCGGGCGGTGCAGGACGGCATCCGCAGCGAGATACGCTTTTTTGGCAGCGAACTCGCCAACGATCTGCGCCGGATGCGTCTGGCGGACCATCTGAGCGACAGTGATCTGGAGCTGACGTGCGACTTGGTTGTGCGCACGGTGGCCTTCACCTTAACGGACCTGTTGGGGGTTTCCCCTGACGATGAATACCAGATCAATCAGATCCGCCAGCGCACGACCCGATTTCTCCAACTGATTTTTGTGGGGGCGGCGCATTGGAACAGTCGTACACAGGAATCACAGGTATGA
- a CDS encoding ferredoxin reductase produces MLSTVNTRAPLRWLGKQLFNRDDPGAFFDPLLAALNPMWVRGFVPARLVEVTDEARDTRSFHLRPSPRWRGFNAGQHINVIVEADGVRHHRTFTIASTPRQWASDGTVTLTIKRLAGGRITNWMHDNLCGGEVMGVSQAFGDFNLPETDRPLLYIAGGSGITPVLSHLATLADRDVRAPVTLLYYVRSQADIIGAGVLYALAARWPALTLKIFKTEEEGEPALMNEAHLDSVTGLDARQIYLCGPKGLMTLAADVLNRAGVAESQIQTTFFSAPFAVAADTPLGGAVTFGKTDKTVESEGDAPLLEIAEAAELKPAYGCRMGICHQCSCRKNSGTVVNRLTGKASGPGEETIQLCISVPQGPVTVDL; encoded by the coding sequence ATGCTGTCGACTGTAAACACCCGTGCACCACTTCGCTGGCTGGGCAAACAGCTTTTCAACAGGGATGATCCTGGCGCGTTTTTCGATCCGCTGCTGGCCGCGCTCAACCCCATGTGGGTACGCGGCTTCGTGCCCGCGCGTTTGGTCGAAGTGACGGACGAAGCCCGGGACACCCGGAGCTTTCACCTGCGCCCTTCACCCCGCTGGCGCGGATTCAATGCGGGGCAGCATATCAATGTCATCGTGGAAGCCGACGGCGTCCGGCATCACCGCACGTTTACCATCGCCAGTACGCCGCGCCAGTGGGCCTCCGATGGCACGGTCACCTTGACCATCAAGCGCCTCGCCGGGGGCCGCATCACCAACTGGATGCACGACAACCTCTGCGGCGGCGAGGTTATGGGTGTGAGCCAGGCCTTCGGCGACTTCAACCTGCCGGAGACCGACCGGCCTCTGCTGTACATCGCGGGCGGTAGCGGTATCACGCCGGTACTGAGTCATTTGGCCACCTTGGCCGACCGCGACGTCCGTGCGCCGGTGACGCTGCTCTACTACGTGCGCTCCCAGGCCGACATCATCGGCGCCGGGGTTCTTTACGCCCTTGCGGCCCGCTGGCCCGCCCTAACGCTCAAAATCTTCAAGACCGAGGAAGAGGGGGAGCCGGCCCTGATGAACGAGGCACATCTCGATTCGGTAACAGGCCTTGACGCACGACAGATCTACCTGTGCGGTCCCAAAGGCCTGATGACCCTGGCCGCTGATGTGCTGAATCGGGCCGGTGTTGCCGAAAGCCAGATTCAGACCACCTTCTTTAGCGCCCCATTCGCCGTAGCGGCGGATACGCCATTGGGTGGCGCCGTGACCTTCGGCAAGACCGACAAAACCGTCGAGTCCGAAGGCGACGCACCGCTGCTGGAGATTGCCGAGGCCGCAGAGCTGAAACCGGCCTACGGCTGCCGTATGGGCATCTGCCATCAATGCAGTTGCCGAAAGAACTCGGGCACCGTTGTCAACCGCCTCACCGGCAAGGCCTCCGGCCCCGGCGAGGAAACCATCCAGCTTTGCATTTCCGTGCCCCAGGGTCCGGTCACCGTGGACCTCTGA